DNA sequence from the Sandaracinaceae bacterium genome:
GCGGCGACCTCTCCGTCCCCGTCGCGGTCCGTTGTACCGAACGTCGCGGGGTCGCAGTCCTCGTCGTGCTGCCCGCTCGAACCGTCGTCGCAGGTCTCCGGGTTCCCGGGGAAGCGGTCGGCGTCGGTGTCGTCGCAGTCGTCTCCGCCACAAGCCACGGCGTCATGGCCGTCTCCGTCCATGTCCCCAGCCGTGCAGGTCGTGCCGCACTCATCGGCGGTCTCGTCGCATCATGTTGTGCGTGGCGCCGTACTCCCGCAACCGTCTGCGTTGCTGCCCCACTGCTGGGGTGCACTGCTCAGACCCCGTTGCAGGACAAGGCCGTCGTCACACTCGGTATGGGCTGAGCACGGTCCCTCCGCCGTCATCCATGGTGACGGGTCCATCGCCCCCGCAACCGCACGACTTGCCGCTGATCAGCATCGATAGATGGAGTCCGACTCGTCCGAGTCGTGTGGATGGGGTCCTCATGGGTGCCTGCTCCCGTGCGTCCCGGTCTGCCGAAGGACCGCCCTCACTTCGCGTTGAAGTGTCGTGGTGGGGTGCCTGGACTGTGGCCTCGAACGCACGGCGCGGACCATCTCTAACGGGGAGGCGCGTCGCGACTTGCCGTGGTGATAGATGGCGGCCATGCCGAGACAGCGCGTCCTGCGCTACCCCGCCGAGCACGCGCTGCTCTTCTGCCCGATGGCACGCTCGGGCGCGCATCCGTGGATGCAGCGAGCGCGCTGCACGGCAGGGACGCAACGTGTCTGAGCGAGCTGGTGCACGCAGCGGCGACGGCCACACAGGAAGAGGCCGTGGGCATCCACATGCTCCGTCGGAACGGCTCCTGCACGGGGGTCGCACGGATGGATGGGCTTCTCGGCGTGCGCTACCTGGTCACGGTACGGCACGCAGACTCTGGTGTTGGCGGCGTTACGGTCGCCAACCTGAGCCCTCGCCAGCATGCCATCGCGCGCCTTGCCGCGGCTGGGGCCACGGCACGAGAGACGGCTCGAGAGCTGGGCATCTCGCCACACACCGTCCGCCAACACCTGAAGGTGGCGTATCGAGCGCTTGGTGTGTCGAATCGCGTCGAGCTAGCTCGCGCGATGGACTCCGATGGCGCCCATCCCCCGATCGGGGATAGATCGCTAAGCTGCCCCGTCCGATAATTCCAAAATTATCCGTTCACACGGACGGTCTGCTCTTCGTTCCCCCATCCTCCGGACCGACATCGTGGAGATCTGGCCAGCGCTCTGCGCAGCCGTGTGTGCGATGTTGTCGCTCTCATGCGCTCCCTCCGGCGATGACGAGTCGCTTGACGGTGGTGGCGACGCGAGCGGCGCGGACGCTGGGCCCATCGTGTACCCCGACCTCGGGGACTGCGATCGGGACAACGACGGCGTGGCGGCGGTGGCATGTGGAGGCGCCGACTGTGACGACGGTGACCCTGAGCGTTTTGCGGGGAATCGAGAGCGCTGCGCGGGCCTGCTGGGGGACGGCCGGAGCGCAGCCGATCACGACGAGGACTGTGACCCGTGCACCGTGACCGGCCGGGGCATCGATGGTGACAACGATGGCGACTTCTACCTCTCGACCAGCTGCACCAACAGCTGGATGGAGGGCAACCCGCCGAGCGGCTGCGACCCCAACTACACCTTTGTGGATTCGGCTTACCAGGAAAGGTATCGAGGACGGACTGCAACGATGGGGACAGCAACGTTCATCCCAATCAGGCCGAGGTGTGTGGGGACGACGTCGACAACAATTGCTGACGGCGACTCCGACGTTGGCGTGTTGTTCCGCGACCTGGACCACGATGGACGAGGTGATCCCACGACCACCCGAACGGGGGACTGCGCCATCGGATGGGTCACCAACAGCGACGACTGCGATGACACCACCCCATGGACGTACGTGGGTGCGGCCGAGGTCTGCGACAACCGCGACAACGATTGCTCACTTCCGGGCACACTGGGCGGAGGTTTCGAGGTCGAAGATGGCGACGGCGACGGGGCGGTGGGCGCGCTCGCCACGTGCATCGCCAGAGGAGAGCCCGGGGTTCTGCCGTTCTGGCCCGTGATGCCGCGCACGGACTGCGACGATGACGACCCGGACGTGGGCCCGCACGGCGTCGAGACGTGCGGGAACGCCGTGGACGACGCTACAATGGCGTGGTGGACGACCAGATGCAGAGCTGGTGCCGCGACAGCGACAGTTGGCGGGGCCGGCAGCGCGAACGACCGGATAGCGATCGTGAACTGCGTTCCGGTGCCGGGGTACGTGCCGGACTGTGGCGACTGCGACGACACCAATCCAACCCGCTACCCCGAAACACCGGTGGTGCGACGGGTCGACAACAACTGCGACTTCATGTCGCCGCTGGCAGAGGACGTGGACCTCGGCAGGCACAGCAGCCCGAACAGCCCTTGTGTCGGCAGCGAAGCGTCAGGGGCGCCAGCTGGCGTGTATCCGAGGACGGTGCAACGACGCCGCGCAGAGCATCTACCCCGGCGCTCGAGAGCTGTGTGACGGGGTGGACTCCGACTGCTCGGAGAGCGGCAATGGGAACGAGAGCCGGATCGAGGACGCGGACGGCGACTTCCACTCACCCACGTCGGCCAGCTGCACCGGCGGCTTTCCACGCACCGACTGCGATGACTCGTCGAGCGCCGTCAACGCAGGAGTGACCGCCGTACAGGACACGAACGACTGCAACGGGATGGACAACGACTGCAACCCGGCCACGTCCGAGCTTCGGAACTGGTGCCCGACAGGGGAGGCTACTGTAGTGAGGCGGCGGTGTGCCGGCGGGGTCCCGCGATCATCGCCACGACAGTGGGCCGGTACCACACGTGCGCGCTGCTGGCGGAGGGCACCGTGCAGTGCTGGGGCGGCAACTCATGGGGCCAGCTCGGGGTCGGCCACACAACGCCCAGCGCTCGGCCCCTCGATGTGGTCGGACTCACGCGGGTTCGCGCCATCAGCGCCGGTGAAGCACACACCTGCGCGCTCATCAACGATGGCTCGGTGCTCTGCTGGGGCGGCAACAACAGCCGGCAGCTGGGTGACGGAACCGTCACCAGTCGCCTCACGCCCACGCCCGTCGTCGGCGTGTCGGGCGTAGTTGCGCTCGCCACGGGCGACATTGCGCCCTGCCCTGCGAAGTGACGGGACAGCCCGCTGTTGGGGAAGACCCCTCTGGACAACTCGGCGCAAGGAACGGCAACGTGCAGGTGGTTCCTGCCGCTGTCGTTGGCCTGACGCAGGCGGCATCCCTCTCCGCGGCGGGACGCGCACGTTGCGCCATCCACGGACCGCACGGTGTGGTGCTGAGGCAGCTCGCGGGGAAATCTGTTCAGGCTGTGCCGATCGGACACCACGGTACTTCCCCCCAGCTGGTGGGTCTGAACGTCGACGCCATCGCGCGCTCACGGCTTCGGCCTGCGTCCTGTTCAGGGCAGCGTCTGATGCTGGGGCCACTGCCTGGTCAGCTGGGGACGGCACCACCACGGACCGGTCACCCCAGCGCCGGTACGGCGTGTCGAACTCGCGCCATCACTGCCAGGGCTATCACGCTCCAGCACACTGGCGCCGGTCTCCTGTTGGAGAGCAATGGCGATGGGCAGGGGCGACGGCACGAACCGCACCTCGCCGGTCTCCCCATCCGGCTCCACGTGCGCCACAATCAGGCTGGGATCAGCCATACTTACTTCCACCGCTGGAGAACGGGTCCGTGCAATGCTGGGAGTGCAACTACCGGAGAGCTGGGTGATGGCACCACGACGCGCAGCAGCGTGCGCCAAGCCCGGTGCGAGACCTGGCTGGTGCCAGCCTGATCGCAACAGACCTCTTGTACTCCTGCGCCGTCGTGGGCGATGGCGAAAGGTGGTGCTGGGACGCCAACGTTTACCGGCTGGGAAACGGGACGAACACGCCTGCATGCACCCCGACACAGATCGTGGGACTCTGGGGGCATCCGTTCGCTGTCGACGTCGGAAGAATACGCCTGCGCCGCTCGCCGATGGGACGGCCTGGTGCTTAGGGAACCAACGGTGCGGGACATCTGAACATCGGCACGGCAGTCTCAGGCCCCCTGCCGTGCTCGTACCGGGACTGAGCGATGTGCGCGCCGTGGTCTGCGGCAGCCAACACTCATGCGCCCTGCGCGGCGACGGAGCGGTCTGGTGTTGGGGAGGGAACCCGAACGGCGAGGTCGGAAACGGCACGACCGACAACGCGCTGCTACCTACGAGCGTGTTGGGCGCGGGCAGCGCTGTCGCCATTGCCGCCGGCGCGAGCTCCACCTGTGCGCTCGGGATGGATGGCCGAGTTTGGTGCTGGGGAGAGAACCTCGGGAACGGCACCACGAACAAGAGCTCGACGCCCGTCCTCGTGGCCGGACTGCAAGACGTCACGGACGTCGCCACCAGCGGGGCGCACACGTGCGCCCTGCGGGCAGACCAAAGCATGGTGTGCTGGGGGCGCGGCTCGAGCGGTGAGCTCGGCAACGGGTCGCTGCTGACCAGTCTGGTTCCCACTCTCCCGTGTCGAACATGAGTGATGCGGCGGCGATCTACATGGGCCCCTGGGGCCGCACCTGTGCCATTCGAGGCGACGGCACCGCATGGTGCTGGGGGCGGAACGCCGACGGCGAGCTCGGCGACGGAACACAAACAGCCCGAGCCGTGCCGACGAGGGTCGCAGACTTCGACGACGTGACGGCGCTGGCGATGGGCGCGAGTCACACGTGCGCGCTGCGGGCCTCTGACACCATCGAGTGCTGGGGGGACAACCAACGCGGCCAGCTCGGTGACGGGACGACCAACTCCTCCCTCACTCCCGTCTCCATGTGGAACCTCTAGGCGTCGCTCCACGTCTGTCCGTTGCACCGGACACGCCGTCCGGCCCGAGTCCGGAGAACCGGACACGCCTGCCCGCTATCACCGGAAAATTCGTGCGGCACACCACATGCACTGCGGCCGTACATGGCCGTCATACAGGAGCAGTTTTGGGTGGTGGACGAGTCAGGGCGCGCCCTGTTTGGCAATGGTCCGGAGGTGCACTTTCGGCCGGAGTGGGGCGTCGTCGCAGAGCAGGCCCTGCGCGATGGGAGCACTGGCTCGGTGTCGCTCACCCTGGAGGAGGTGGTGTTGACGGCTTGGCGCCTCGTCCCCCAAGACGTCACGCCGGCCCTCGGTGCTCCGGGGGCCATGGCACTTCGCGTGCGCCCCGTGGCGCGGGCTACGCGATTCGACCGGCGGCCGAGACCGGTTGTGGCCGCGGGAGAACTCACACCCCGGCAGCTCGAGGTTTGCGAATACGCGGCCAGCGGCGCGACGGTGGATGAGATCGCAGCGCAGCTCGGCATCAGCGCGGGCACGGTGCGGACGCACCTGAAGACGGTCTACCGCAACTTGGACGTGGCCAATCGGGTGGAGTTGGCGCGCGCGCTCGGGCTGCTCGGCTCACGGGCCATCGTCGCAGCGGAGTGACGTCCGCCACCCGCCTGCGCTCAACAGGAGCACTGAACCCTTGCCCGGATCGTTCAGAACACCCGTTGAGCGCAGGAAGCGCGCGCTCCCGTCAGAGTTGAATGGAGAACCCGGCGAGCGCCGTCCACTCGCCCTCGGTCCTCAGGCCGTCGGTCTGGCAGACGACCCCACCAACCATGACGTCATTGCCGCAGACCTCGCTGGGCATGATGAGTCGGTACTGTCCCAGTACATCGAACGCGAAGCCGCGAGACATATAGAAACTGAGACCCAGCTCGAAGGGAACGGCCATCGCATCGACGGCGTCGCTGTTCGTGGTCGAACGCATCCGTCGGAATGGCTCGAAGCCTGCCCCGAAGAAGAGATCCACCGGACCTGGGTCCGTCAGCGAGCGAGTGTGAAAGTCCACGAAGAGACCAACGCTGTATGTCGCGAAGTCGCCCGACGTGGTTCCCTCCGAGGACCGGCCGAAATTGGTCGAAGGCCAGCCCGAGTAGTGCTGCACCTGCGTCGTACTGGCGCCGACCTCGATGGCGAAGAAGCGATGTACTCGGTACCCGAGACGAAGTGCGGCGTTCACGCCGAAGTCCGGACCGTCACCGAGGTCGTACGCGTCGTCGCGAAAGAGCGTGCTGTCCTGGGTCACGTACTGGGTGACGCCGCCCCACATGGAGAGCCGAAACCCGTGCGAGCGATATGCCACCTGGCTTGGGAGATCGTCGCGCCACTCCATGCAACCGTCGGGTCCCGGACTGAGTGGCTCGGGGCAGCTTGGCTCCCCAACACACGTGCGCCGTTCGCTGGACCATGATTGTCCGGGCCAGCAACAGGCCTGGGCGTCACCCACGCGGACCATTCCGGCAGACTCGCATGCGATGGCTGTGAGCTGGATACGACGCTCGAGCCGTGTCCCTGGCGCGACTTCGAGGGCCTCTTCATGGACGGTGAATCCCTCCATGGAGACACGCAGCGCGTGAGTCCCCTGACCGAGGCGCACCGAGCGCGAGCCTTCACCGGCCACCACGTCACCGTCGACCTCCACCACCGCGCCCGCGGGGTCGACGTCGATCTGGAGGACGCTGAGCTCACGAGCGACGAGCCCCATGGCAGTGTTCAACGCCGTCCGATTCGCGGTGACCCACGGGTCTGGATCCCCATCGAGCGCCACCCGAAGCGCCGCTTCAGCCTCGACGAGGCGCCCGAGGCGCAGCAGCAACAGACCATGCTCGGCCGCCACACGTGGCGTCCCCAGCGTCCGAGCGGCACGCAACGTCTGCTCTGCCGCGTCGAGGTCGCCAGCGTCGATCAGCGTTCTTGCGCGCTCGAGCGTGCTCTCGTCTTGTGCGAGGAGCGGGGAGGTCCAAGCACCCACCGCTGCCAGGATCATGGGAACGAGGAATCGGGCGTGCTTCATTCGGTCACCGGCTGAGTCGGGCAGGCGCTTGCAACGCCAGCGGCGCAAGCGCCTGCGAGACCCTCGCATGCGTTGAGGCGCCCGCGGAGACAGAGGGTGGCGAGGCCCCGACAACCCTCCGTGGTCTCCGAGGTGCAAGCCATGCGGTAGTTCTGGATCGCGGCGTTCTCACGCGCGGGCTGAGAAACCAAGAGGTCGCCCAGCACTGCACAGGCAGGGCCGAGCCCGCCCACGCATGCTTGACCCAACCACCCCTCCGCTCGTTCCCGGTTCGGCGCTGGAGCGCTGACCTCGAGCGTGCCAGCGCTCGCGCACGCCACCAAGTCGCCGTCTGCGCACCCCTGTGCGAGTAGAGGCATGAGACGTGCGCGGTCCTCCGTGCCCTGGCGCCGCATCAGTTCGACCGCGATGGAGCAGACCGTTCGCTCTCCACCCAGGCAGGCACGCTCGAGCAGGTCGAGCGCGCGGACCTCGTCGCGTTCTATTCCGTCACTCCCCATCAGCGCGCGCCCATGACGAGCGCACGCCGACGCGTCCTGGTGCTCACAGCCCCACTGCTCGAGCCTGAGTCCCTCTGCAGTGACGACGCGGCTCGCGGGGTGCTGCTGCGTGAACTCGAAGCCCGCTCGGCACGCAGCCTCGTTCTCCGGCCCGCAAGCATTCGCGAAGAGGCCTGCAATGCGATGCAGCTGGTCCTCACCCGCAGCTGGCTGCGCGGACAAGAGCAGAGCGAGTTGATGCTGACTTGCCCCATCTCCGAGCGCCGCCCCTCGCTCCAAGACGTGTTGACGGACGAGGGCTGCGCGAGCGCCCTGAGCGCCAACCAACGCAGCCGCAGCCATCGAGCAGCTGACCGCCGAACCCGCTTCGCAGGCCCGAGCCAAGAAAGCACCACCCTCGCGCTGGCCCGATGCGCCGAGCGCCACCAGCGCACCTCCCAGCGAAGCGCACGCAACGGCATCGTTCGCATCACAAGCTCGCGAGAGGAATCTCCGCGCGCCACGCATGTCGTTCGCCTCGAGGGCGGCGTGACCCGCGACAACACACGCCGACATGTCCCCGCGACGCTGGCATGCCTGCGTCGGTGTCAGCTCGACCGGCGGCGGCGCCACGACCGCAGGCCGCGGCGGCTCAGCGTCCTGGCGCGGCGTCGTGGGTGTCGAGGGAGTCGTGGGTGTGGTGGCCACGGCCGTCGCTGCCGTGAGCACTTCGGGCTGTGCGGGAGGACCTACGACCAGCGGCGCGCTAGGCGGTGCGAGACGGCGCTGAATCTCGCCCCGGAGCTCACACCCGCGCCCATTGCCTGCGGAGCAGGCGTGCTCAGCGGCCGTCAGGGCGTCAGGGAGAGTCTCATCGCGAGTGCTCCGGTCGCCGAGCAGCAACGTTGCGAGCGCGACACAGACATCGGGGCGGCTCGGGGCGCATGCGCGCTCCAGCAACGGCCGGGCTCGCCCTGGGTCTCGTGGAGCACTGGCTATCCCGAGGACGCCACAGCTGTCCAGGTTCCCCAGCTCGCACGCGCGGGCGAAGAACACTTCGGACTGCCGTCCGCGAAGTGACCCCGCGAGCGCCGTGCACGACGCCGCGCTCCCGGCCTCGCAGGCGTCGGTGAGAATGCCCTGAGCAGCACGACGATCGTGAGGGAGCAAGGCCAGGGCAGCCGCCTCACACGTCTCGGTCCGGCCAGCGCGGCAAGCCGCGAGACGGTACCGCGCACCCGCCACCGGTTCTGGCGTACCAAGGCGTCCGGTCTCGTAGACGGTCGCCAAGTGCAGGCACGCGTCCGCGTCGCCTCCCTCGCAAGAGCGCTGCAGATGTGGAAGTGCCCCGCGCACGTCGCCTCGCGTCAGGAGGACGAGACCGAGTGACTCGCACGCGCGCAGGAGACCCCCCTCACATCCGCGCTGCAGGTTCGGTGGAATCGATTCATCGGTGGGTCTGCTGCGCATCAGGAGGAGCGCGAGCTGCCCACACGACGTCGAGGAGTTCGCCAGACACGCGAGGCGAAACGCCTCGGCCGCGCCACGCAAGTCCACGCTGCCCGTCAGCCCATTGAGGCGGCTGTTGCCAAGCGCCTCACACGCCGCGGCACGCCCTTCACCGCAGCCCGCCACGAGGTGAGGGAAGGCCGCGGCATGATCACCGGCTTCCGTCCGCCAGACCCCGATCATCCCGCAAGCCTCAGCGTCCTGGAGGCGGCAGCCGTACTCCGCGGCTTCCTCTGCGCGTGTACGGTCCGCTGCCCGTGGGCGCGCATGGAGCAGCCGCGCCAGGGCCGCGCACGCAGGACCCGACCGTAGACGGCAGGCACGCTGATACGTCGCCGCGGCGGTGGTCGCGTTGGCCCGCTCGCCAACGCCCTGCTCTTGCGCGTAGGCGAGCGCGAGGCAGCCGTCCGCTATGCCTTCGTTGCACGCGTGGTCGAGGGCGCTCCGCGCTTGGGGCTGAGCTCGTGCCGCGGTGCGGTCGTGCACGAAGTCGCCGGCGAAGATCTCACAGCTCGGCCGATAACCCGTGACGCATGACCGCACGAGAAGCTGGTTGATCTCGCCATGCTCCATCCCCAGCTCCGGGCGTAGGCGCCCGACCGCAGCTAGGCGACCGCAGCTCGATGCGATGTTGCCTGCACAGCCGCGCCGGAAGAATTCGGAGGCGGTGCGGTAGTCGCCCCGGGTGCGAATATGCCAATCGCCCACGGCCTCGCACGTCTCTATGCTTCCCGTTTCGCAGGTCTGAGCGCTGACGACACCCGCCGGAACCGTGGAGACGACCACCGAGAAAACGGCGAGGCCTGCCGCATGGAGTCCGCCGTATCGCATCAGAAGCGAATTCCCGCAGTCAGTGAGTAGAGGGGGCCGGTCCCGTAGACGTCACCAATGATCGCGCTGAACTTGACCATGGGCGAGAAGCGTCGCCGCAGGAACTGGGCGCCGACCTCGAGCGACAGACCGGCATCCTTTCCGCATGCCCCACCATCGTCGTCGTAGTCGGTGGACAAGCACACACGTGGTCCCCCCGCGATCCCAAGCGCTAGATGGGCCCGCAACCGATTCCATGAGAGGGCGGCGGTCGCCTGCCCCTGCAGGAAGATGTAGGCGAAGCCGTCAAGGTCGAAGGATGCATGCATGCCGACCATGCCGCCCACGGCGAGCCGTCCGCGTCCGACCTGAACCACGTGTCGTTCGAAGCCGAGCTCACCAAGCACGGAAATGCCGCGGGAGAATGGGAGGTGCCCGAAGCCGAAGCCGATGCCGGCGTAGAAGCCGATGTCCGGCGCTGGGACGTAGGCGTCTTGCTCTGGCGGGGGTAGTGCGATGGCTTCACGCGTCTGTGCCGCTCCTGTGGGGCGCAGGTCGCTGGCGGGCGACGGCGAGACCTCTACGGTCACGGTGCTGTTGGGTCCAGGGGCTGCAGCTGTGGCGGTGGAGGTCGCCGGTTGGGCGGGGGTGGCCGGCGTCGGTCGTCGTGTGCCGCTCCCCGGCGCGGTGTACCCGCCATAGCGATCGGGACGTGGCTCTCGCTCGAGCGGACGGTCGTAGCCCCCCGTCGACGGGGGAGACACGGTGTCACCCGGACGGGTCGGTACATCGTAGCCCATCGCCCGGAGCTGCATCTCGCGCTCGCTCGTCTGGCTGGCGGTCGGTGGCGTCGCAGCGCGCCGTCTCGCCGCGAAGCAGCCCGTGTCGGCGGCCAGCGCGATGTAGAGCGCGAGCAGCCCCATGGTGTGGGTGAGCGTCCTCAT
Encoded proteins:
- a CDS encoding helix-turn-helix transcriptional regulator, translating into MGIHMLRRNGSCTGVARMDGLLGVRYLVTVRHADSGVGGVTVANLSPRQHAIARLAAAGATARETARELGISPHTVRQHLKVAYRALGVSNRVELARAMDSDGAHPPIGDRSLSCPVR
- a CDS encoding putative metal-binding motif-containing protein, producing MYPDLGDCDRDNDGVAAVACGGADCDDGDPERFAGNRERCAGLLGDGRSAADHDEDCDPCTVTGRGIDGDNDGDFYLSTSCTNSWMEGNPPSGCDPNYTFVDSAYQERYRGRTATMGTATFIPIRPRCVGTTSTTIADGDSDVGVLFRDLDHDGRGDPTTTRTGDCAIGWVTNSDDCDDTTPWTYVGAAEVCDNRDNDCSLPGTLGGGFEVEDGDGDGAVGALATCIARGEPGVLPFWPVMPRTDCDDDDPDVGPHGVETCGNAVDDATMAWWTTRCRAGAATATVGGAGSANDRIAIVNCVPVPGYVPDCGDCDDTNPTRYPETPVVRRVDNNCDFMSPLAEDVDLGRHSSPNSPCVGSEASGAPAGVYPRTVQRRRAEHLPRRSRAV
- a CDS encoding helix-turn-helix transcriptional regulator yields the protein MHFRPEWGVVAEQALRDGSTGSVSLTLEEVVLTAWRLVPQDVTPALGAPGAMALRVRPVARATRFDRRPRPVVAAGELTPRQLEVCEYAASGATVDEIAAQLGISAGTVRTHLKTVYRNLDVANRVELARALGLLGSRAIVAAE
- a CDS encoding PEGA domain-containing protein; translation: MKHARFLVPMILAAVGAWTSPLLAQDESTLERARTLIDAGDLDAAEQTLRAARTLGTPRVAAEHGLLLLRLGRLVEAEAALRVALDGDPDPWVTANRTALNTAMGLVARELSVLQIDVDPAGAVVEVDGDVVAGEGSRSVRLGQGTHALRVSMEGFTVHEEALEVAPGTRLERRIQLTAIACESAGMVRVGDAQACCWPGQSWSSERRTCVGEPSCPEPLSPGPDGCMEWRDDLPSQVAYRSHGFRLSMWGGVTQYVTQDSTLFRDDAYDLGDGPDFGVNAALRLGYRVHRFFAIEVGASTTQVQHYSGWPSTNFGRSSEGTTSGDFATYSVGLFVDFHTRSLTDPGPVDLFFGAGFEPFRRMRSTTNSDAVDAMAVPFELGLSFYMSRGFAFDVLGQYRLIMPSEVCGNDVMVGGVVCQTDGLRTEGEWTALAGFSIQL